From Quercus lobata isolate SW786 chromosome 11, ValleyOak3.0 Primary Assembly, whole genome shotgun sequence:
agtggtctaagtcttattgtaaacttcgattctctatagtggatttgctttttaccttgagaatagttaggttaaatttccatcaggttttttaccggtttggttttcctaggtcatcatatcattgtgtgaTTTACTTTTCCGctatgatatgattgttttgttttaacctagatctaaataataaacctaagtattcacttggttaattaattagattaaacaatctagtttacagAAGTCTAAAACCTAAcaaccttgaacctccaagggatgcaactgGAGATGGCCCCCATAAATtagtgtgtactaactccaattttccAACCTTCGGTGTCTTGCCAGTTTTCAAGAACCTCACCATTTTTTGATTTCCTAAGATGCAGCTTTCACATATGTTAAAATTAAtagacttcaattctggtagtttcCCTTTTGACAGTAGTATCttcattcctttctcactcatgtgaccgAGTCTGCGGTGCCATAAacttgtatcagtacttgctTCAGCAATTGCAATTGTATCCCTTAGACTTAAGGTCATATACAGAGTATCAATTTTCCTTCCATGAGCCAATACCATGGCTCCCTTTGTAAGCTTCCAGGTACCACCAATAAATAGTATTAcatgtccttcatcatcaagttggcCTATAGAAATTAGATTCCTCCTTAGGTTAGGAATATGTCAAACCTTCTGCAATAACCAGACAGACCCATTGGGAAATATAATCTGGACGtctcccatacccacaacatccaaggcttCTCCATCaaccaaatacaccttaccaaaatcaccttcAACATAGTTCTATATGATTTCTTGGTACGGAGTGGTATGAAACAAAGCTCCTGAGTCCAAAACCCAATAATCAAGTGGACTACCTACAACAAGAAGCAACGCATCTTGTACCTCATTTGTTACAGCATTGGCAGAATCAtcatcattcttcttcttagggcTTTTGCAGTGCCTCTTAAAGTGGCTAGCTTTGCCACAGTTCCAACACTACACCTGTTGGCTAGATCTAGATTTATTTCTATTCTGATTGGAATGGATTTTGATCTaccttgatttgaatttttgtcattaCCTCtacctcttgtctcaaggtttagggcagaatTAGACCTTGAGATTTCACCTACATCTCTTTTACaaatctcctcagccagaacTAGATCCTATATGTCATTGTACTTCAGCTTTTCTTTTCCAGTAGAATTGCTCACTGCCATTCTCATAGCCTCCCAACTGTTCGGCAACAAAGCCAAAACGATCAGTGCAcggatctcatcatcaaaatcaatttctacatgAGATAGTTGATTTGTGAtggtattaaattcattcaaatgttgtgctactgatgcattctctgccatcttcaaaTTGAATAGTTTCTTCATCAGATGCATCTTGTTGTTTACTGATGGCATTTCATACATAgcagacaaagccttcatcagatttGTCGTGGTCTTCTCCTTCAtgacattgtgtgcaacagaccttGACAGAGTTAATCTAATAACTCCcagtacctgtctgtcaagaagagtcCATTCATCATCTTTCATAGTTGCAGGGTTTCTCCCCTAAAAGCGGCAAGTGCAACTTCTTCACATAGAGATAGTTCTTGATTTGCATCCTCCAGAATCcaaagtctgtgccatcaaatTTTGTTATTCCAGATGTCTTTCCTATTTCCTttgccattgctcccactcaaacttAACCTTAGGCTCCAATACCAATTGATGGGAATATATACGAAATTCCCAGACCTGTGAGATgtaaaaatagagtaaaaataTACGCCAAAGAATAATAATCacacacaagacaatatttacgtggtttaGCAATTTGCCTATGTCCATAAAGTTGCAAGTATTTCATTATTCTCATAATCCAAATCAAACACAATTAGGCTCTACAAAGCCCAAAAGAAGAATCTTTCACTTTGCATAAATTTGAAGTTTTGGAAATGGATTGGGACTCTAATATAAAGAAAGTAAACATTGGTCTCGATAAGCAAGGAAGGGCCACGATGATAGCCACCAGCATTAGGGTCGTGATGGAACCAATTTTGTCAAGCCAGTTTGGTGAAGAAGCCATGGACGACTTGTTTTAAAGGTTCAAAGCTGTTGTACTTGATCACATGGAGGCAGAGAAATGTGAGTACATCAACTTGGTCATCTCCACAACAAAAAAGGGCTGAGTTATAAGGTTAACATGAAAGTGGAGCACATAATTAATATTGTCAATTTATGTGTCAATCATAGACGTAAGTATaatttagttcaaaaaaaaaaaaaaaaaaaaaaaaaaaaaaaaaataatttagtttgtgtgtgtgagtgtcTTATTACTTATATTAATTTCCTATGAAACTTATTTAGACTTTCGTGCAAGGTAGTCGATATCGTACCGGTATGTATATTGGTATCGAAACACCAACGTTTCGTACTGGTTTAAATACTAGCTGTATCAACCATACCGACCAATTTCGGTCAATACCGGccgatacaaaaaaaaaaaaaaaaaaccttttttttttttttttttttaagttttgtaagagcagaataataacttatttgcattaacttattagtattatttgttttcttagtatgcaataaACAATAAgctttctattatatatatatatatatatatatatatatatatttatatatttttttctcttttaattgatactaaagtctaaaaccatcaataatttgttttaaattgaggtaatgttttatggtaaacatttatatttattataatacacacacacacacacacacacacacatataaatatatattgtaaggacacaatttgtaacgaccccaaaatgatattgggttcgcatgtgaaaaggctcaaacaatatcatttgtagagtgtgggtttgaaaggttaggccctGGTCACCGGACGGCGGTTTGTTGTGGTATTCATAtagaattaaatcgtgttcgctcgaggagtctttctcgtGGAGGTGAGCTGGGAGGCTTTtgttcttggccatttttcctagcCCCTTCCTTGGTGCATCAatcttcacattatatagcccttcttagTTGATCTtaaccctccacttgttgatcaagcaggtgcctacttcagtacccatcccatcagctgtccctcattgctttttgttagttgcgatgatcgaagccACCCTGTCCAGGCGTCTTGTCTCATTAACATGGTTAGGATGTTGGCGGGtgtatttaatgcggaggggacgtatttaccctgaaccagtttcgcaccgtacccccacgtgggcCCCGTTCTAATTGTACCtccttcagggggctttttgggggcagccctcaacgagatgttgctcttccctttgaagtcttggagtgccgaggacagggtcatcctcggctgtgcaCCCGGCATTTCGGCCTTTCTTCATTCGTCCTTGGcaaataccctcctcggcacgggccttgggccctagtAGAGCATGGGCCAAATCATAAGTTCCctggccccacatatatatatatatatatatatatatatatatatatatatatttataaatataaaaaataatggtaaACCCGAAACAGTATACCGGTATTGACCGATATCAAAATATATCATTCCACTGGTCAAACCGGTATAACCTCCGGTACAAGATTGACTCCCTTGCTTTTGTGTGACATTTAGCCATATAAACTTTTGTTGGTAATTAATAGTTACAACCTAGTTATCTATATTTTAGGAGTTGAGTTTTGATCGTAggttttttattggaaatttttaaatatttaatgcAAGTATTGATTGGCCATGCTTTGTGTTTGTCAATAAATATCAACAGGTTTGTAACCCATGCAAGActaacaaatttgttttttcctttaacaattgaagaagaaaatcttgaaattgatatattaaaatTCATTAGTGCGATGATTAGTGGTTGCACCTCCTAATTATAggtaattattgagtactcccggagtaccataaatgcgtactcccccctctcacataattgtgtttcactaattaaattcatggtgagacCTACAATTCATGTGAAAGGAGGAAATATGCATTTATAATACTCTCggagtatttaataattttccccTAATTATTATTGCAAAATTTGATAATGCCTTCAATTAATTACAAAAGTGatcttaaatttaattttttaccatatatagttgtatagtatggttgaatttaaattagTGGGTGCACCTTCTActtattattgtaaaatttgataATGCCTTCAATTATAAAAGTGatcttgaatttatttttttaacatatatagtTGTGTAgtatggttgaatttaatttaaacaaatttttttggttgcttgtAGTGATTTTGCTATATAATTTAGTATGTAAGGACCCGATTTGAGTTCCTAGCCCAACACGTGAATAAACTTAGACCCAagaagcccaaaacaataaatttgtagaagaatgagttggaaaactaggctttAGTTGGGTCAAACAACAAGCTAGATAAGCTTgataacaaaaagataaaaatggacaactgtaaaatgaagaaagaacaTCCTCGGCGAAATCCGAGGACAATGGTTCTTGTATAATGCTCTTAGATAACGTTACAAGTTTGATTGTGGATTGCTACagtctctcttctctcaatttttcgatCTTTCAATCTtgtttcctctttcttcttttatactcctcttccttttcatctccaccttccaccTGTATGCTAGATGGTTAGGGCTAATACTTATCCCATTAGCACTTCCCATAAGTTCTCATGTAGTAACTGTAAGGCTGAAATACACTATTTAGGTATCACTtttacattaatgcggccagaggaTAGCTGCAGTCCATTTAATATGGAGGTAGCAGCTTCTCCTCAGATCTATTGGGGCTCATCCGTATCTCATATCTCTGCAATGCTTGTCCGCCCCAACTGAATTTCAGGGATTTTCATCCTTGTTGTCAAACCATCTTCCAGGACCTCGGCCAAGTCCGGCTGAGAAAGTTTTCATCCTCAGCATACTCTCCGAAGCTATTATAACCAAACcccaccttttatttattagCGCAATCTCCTCTGGCGAAGACTTCTCCTCCTCGGGCAGATCCTTGTTCTCGGCTTGGGCCACAGGTCCAATGTATGGATAAATAATGAACTTCTAGGCCCAAGGGCCCTACACagtatatatatgataatttagTCTCaacccccaaacaaaaatttctggcTCTGCCCTAACATGTGAGTATGGGCTATACTGCAACAACCTCTTATGGTGAATTTGCTTTTTGAGGTTTTGAATTTGGAGTGTTTTCACCTTGATATATGTTTCTATAAGGTTTTCACTTTCTGAACAAATATTTGTCTCTATcagtgtgtttgtgttttaattATGCTCTAGACTATCTCATTGGTAATTAAACGATACTTTATTTGTGATTTGAATTGGATTCTAGTTAATTACCTTGGTTAATAATTGAATCCATtaattcctcaaaaaaaaaaagaaattaattgaaTCCATTAGCTAAGAATTGGTAGTTTAGTCGCTGGGGGTCTAAATTTGCAATTTCAGGTGAGAACaacttttttaagaaaactagAACATGACTAAACTCACTTGTCGCAAACATAGAGAGTGATGTGCACTAAAATGTTAGTATTCAGCTTTGAaactaagtaaaaaaataatcaaaatcacATATACAAGTCCCCCTTTGGTATTCAGCTTTGAACTGCACTTTTTCAAAGTTCGACTTTCTAAAATTGCATTTTGTTTAAGTGAAACTTtttttcaacaacacatttttaaaaaaactgaaaaaaaaaaaaaaaaaaaaaaaaaagttatataccAAATTGAGCAATTAATTAAGATAGCAATAACCTCGAAACAATAGGTCAAAATATatttgtagggacacgattcttttgcggcccaataatgatgttgggctcgcacatgaaagatccctcacaatatgatttgtagagagtgggcttgaaaagcttgcctttggtcacagggcgatgttccggtcttgattttagaagaattcctgtagaaaaaggagtcgggtttgaacatttaagccctacagcgtcgcatcctatggggttgggctcgtcggacttgatccgaggatcattaaggtcttaccccggttacccaatGGTGGGTTTTTTCCATGATGTGCATGTCTTGTTAAGGTgttttcacccatggagtctttctttcTGGAGGTAGGATCAGAGTCCCCCCTccagattcacttactttttcttttatactagtccgcgttcattgtccttcgtccacgtgtagggtcaacctttacaagaatgatatttgtcccatcagtccaatcccagaattgttggggatggttgataaagctgaaaaatacggctctgttaggtgcagagtcttatctggggaAGGTAGTAAAGATAATTTttccaagatattttagatatccttacaaatttgttcctatatctcttttttacccctcttctcaatggggctttgggtctgccgaggactaaactgtcctcggctgcatctccggaCCATAGCCTTTTTCggtttgggcctttggactccccgtgagcaagtgggcctggcccataaattattgggccccacaatattgATACTGAAATAAGTTATTTTAATAAACAAACTAAAACGGTGATAACCAAAACAGAATTGACAACTTCGATCAAAACTATTATTTAATTCGGGATTTGACCTTTGGTGACATtactttttagaagaaaatagaACATGACTAACATAAAGTTCACATATTGCTACCTTAGAGAGGCATTTGAACTTAAAGGTTGCTTTACAACCAATGATAggaatacttcaagaaataagacGAAAGCAATAAGAATAACAGATTTTAATCTGAGtttatttggtaaaaaaaaaaaaaccctgcaTTAGGGGTTTGCTACTTCAAAAACTGTAAATCAagggaaaaatattttgttgtcAATGAAAAATATGCCCAATACAACGGAGAGGAGAACATTTTTGACCATTTACATACTAAACAAATCACTACAAATAAACTTTACACAAGAAAGGTTTTCtgcctctttcctttttttttttttttttttttttgttgtgtttggtACAATAAAAACAGTAAGtcaatagaaaatgtttttttttttttttttggtaacgtTACATACTCACGATTACTTATAAAagatatacacacaaaaaaaaaaaaaaaaaaaccttaaaaaactTTCAATGATAacttttctatctctctctctctctctaattaaaaccaaattttttttttaatacaaaatagaatttctactttaatttaatctaagtgtatatgtgtgtaaactccttcctgaaaacttgaacctCGACCTTTGCTCCTACAactcacaagcacttatacttgtgaaatgATCACCGCACTAAGGGTGCGCggtggtttttaaaaccattcaTTGATTACTGCTAATTGACTCTTGACTTATCATTCACTTAAtccatatttgaattttttgtcaAACTAGTTGCTCACTTACTATaattttcaagtatattttaaatttgagatttattttcacatttgaggctcaaaataacccaaaaatataaaatatttttctatttaggGTTTAGCTTTGgtaaatgaaagttttttttattttttattctcatgtaAGTACGTGGATTTATAacaaatattaatgattttcCATACAAGTCAACTaagaaaaaaaggttttttttttttttttttaaactcattttCAATGTCACAACTAAACACATAAATAGGAGTAGTTTTCCAAAATTAACATTTGTCATCGAAATAAATGGAGTCTTAATGAAAATTAAAGCAAATTAGcaaaagacaataaaaagaGGATGAAAAgctgtcccttttttttttcttattatcatcaaataacaataaatttaaatacacaACAGATTTCATAATACTTTTCATAACTATTGAGATAGCAACTTGTGATTAGTGTACGATAATTATGTTAGTAGAATGGTCTCTTCAAAAAGGATGTTGCGGCTACCAATCACAATTTGTTACCTCAACAAATTATgcaaaaagatataaaaatttgttgcatatgtatagcacacttgttaCTCTAGAGAGCAATGGTGCATTCCTTTGGAAGGGAAGGGAATCTTTTATGATCTGTACAGTAGTCATAATACATGTAGTACTTCCTAACCCATATGAGCATCTTTCTTTGCCTGGGATTTAGCTGACTGAATCTTGGATTGTTCCACCAATTAGAAGGGCTATTTGCCCTGCAAAAACCTGCATTTCCTCTCCAGAAACAAGCGTCGACCTTGTAGTCTCTGAAGGAAGCTATGAATGGGGCCTTTGACCAATCAATTTTGTCTTTGCCACCTCTTGTTGCCCAACCTTCACCATTCCAAATGCTGGCTACAAGGTTCATAGGCTTCCACTGAGGATATTGAACTCCCTTGTCTGCATGGTTTCTGTAAACTCTTATGGGGATCCCATCCACCATGAACCTACAAGgggtaaaaaattgtaaaaaaaaccaataataataataataacctaaGGGGAAAAAATGGTCACTTGCAACGTGCTAGATATATTAGGCATATGAACAACAATCATACTTTCATAACTtcagggtttttcttttttccctctacaacttaatttaattacttggtttcctaaaaaaaaattaattaattacttggTTTGATGAAATAACTACACCTAATAAgaaattttagccaaaaaaaaaaaaaaatttccatttgtTAGTTTTCTGGTGAGGTTTAagactaaaaataaaatcttttttttttggaagaagaaaaaggtaaaaTCCTTTTGACATAAGTTGATTAAGTATAAATGAAGTGCAATACTTGAGGTAATATTCGATAAAGTGGCATACATAATTAGGTATATATTCCACAAGATTGAATAAGTATGGAAGTCCTTTGTTGGATCAAACCACAAGTGAATCCTCTGTTCCCGATTTCCGCTTCCATcagaaaaaatatttgtttgcagACCATATGGCTTCCCGATTACATTGCCAAGGAATTCAAAATCTACTTCGTCACGATTATTACTGTCGCCCGACTTCAGCTGCAATGCATTGCATTGccaaaaaaaaccattatttatAAGCAATAATACAAGAAGAAAACAAGGGAGATGAAGAAAATATATGCTTACATAAAAGGCCACAACAGTGCCTGCAGAACGACCAGGTACTAGTTTGATTTGCATGTCGAATTGTCCAAATAAAAGCTTCACCTTCGAAGTGAAACCAGAACCTAGAAGAAACGCAAGAgtgaaattaagagaaaaacattgaAAGGATTTGCAAGTTCAAtgtgtttaatatatttttcaagtaCCTGAATCATGGTCAAGCGACAAGGTTCTAAATCGGCCATTGGGAGAAGTATAAACATGGTTAGGGGAATATTCTATAATGAAATCCTGGTATAGTTCCCTGAAAAAAGAGTTGCTACTGAAATTTTAATCAAGTTTAAGGTAACAAGGGCAATAAAAATGATTTGTCTGTGACAATTCTTCAtggtgattttgattttttaatataaattatgcTATGAGACTGGTAAGAATATGGTGGGATAAGCTATATATATAGGTCATGCGTGGGAGGAGAGTGCAAATATGAATTTTAGAGTGGAAGGTCGAATTAAACTACCCCTAAGACACAGAATTGACTTAATTTTGTTAACCTAAATCATTGGATAAGCACAAACTTCATGTTGTAACGGCTAGAAGAACATATCTTGAGTCAACCTTGAAAATTTTGGTAACTCTTTAAAGGAGATACCAGAACATCCCTGCATGCAATTATGTTAGGACACTTCCTGCAATATAAATGGTGGACTTAATCACAAGAGTAGCACctcaattaaaattatatctcaTCAACCCATAGAATTTAATgtctaataaatttaaatattcttcatcttaattatatttttagataCTTAAGGTTTGtttgggatctgcttattttgttgaaattgaaaattttttgttaaaagtactgtagataaaggtaaaagttaactgaaataatatagtgaaacccatgaataatagcaaaaataagctggttttttaatttttgctaaacACACACTCAatgaaaattaagatttttattaacttttagtcttggaattttttttttctcctttctaaAATATAACTTAGATACTTAGGTAAATGgctttaaactcttttttttttttttgaccttaTGGCCTTATATAGTTACCAACCCCAAATCAACCTTGCAATGTCTAACCTTAACCTCAAACACTATTGGGCATTGCCGGGAATCATTGAGAACTATTGCGCCTTACCGAATCAACCCACACATTTTAAGTTGAATTTTCTAGATTGAGTGCTGCAATGGTTTTAAGGACCTTGGAGACAAATTAAAGCGGGTTTGGTTTTTGTATAAGTGGTTGTGTGTACTTGGAGTAAGTGGGAATTTATACACTAATCCCATTTGCTTTTTCTATATTCATTGATGAACATGAACCTACTCGTTAAATTCTAATATGTATTATTGAGATTCTCTTTATAGATTCTCGTTGATGCTTATGGTCCCTAATCTCATATTACTTTCCTATAATAGATTTGTAAATTCCATGAAATAATCATTTAGTCTATAATATGTTATACAATGTGCAAGATTAAAGTGTGATGATGTAACTCAAAGAAGACATTTTATCAGAGTTTTGACAGCCTTTAGATTGAATATCGATCGATCAAACATTAGGTTTCGAAAACATTCGAGCGCATCTCAATTGATGAGAAGAGGATTTTTTATCGTTATTTAATAGTAGTTTCATCAATCAAAAATCGTGAACAGAAACTAAGTATTTTAACTAAAGTTAATTGGTTGCCTTGGTTTTCATACCTTACTTGCATAACATCTATAAAGCacattataaatttgaattcatGAGGATTAGAGAGACTACAGTCATGCACCTTACAAAGAAATATTCTAAACCTAGCTAATTTGTTCAATCCATGAGTTCAGAAAGACAACATTGATAACGAGGTTGCTCCCATACCGATGATCAAGATTGAAAACAGAGTCTATCAACCTAGTGCATCATTGAGGTGATCAAATCTTCAAAGAGGGTTCTTGGATTTGCTTAGAGGTTCTGGTTATAAGCACTGATGGTCCGTTTGTGAAGGATCCAAATACAAAGGGATCAGACCTTCTGAAAATGATGGGTCCCGTTAGTAAGTTCATTTACTAGTTGTAATGTCTAGGATAAGTGTCTTTAACTAGATTGTAAAttctattaattaatataattgaTTTCCTTGTTTGTGGTGCATTGCCCAACGAGTGCATTTTCTTTGGGAGTTATTTTCTATTGGTTTTTCACTTTGTTACCAATTTTATGTATCATCGATTGTTTCTTCCTTTACCTATTTGGTACTTGTGTGGTTGTGACTATTAAGCTTGTGATCACATAATTAGCATAATTTGTAAATAATTGATTACTCACAGCGTAATCAATTGGGATTGGgggtcaaaagactcaaaacttgtattttcaaGGATTATATAATTAGTGATGTGGAGGTTGGGGTGCTGTGGTTAGATGTTGTGATATAATGGGTTGATgattgtttatttttcaatgacCCTACTCGTGGGAACAATTTGTGGATGTGACACAGGACATGAGATCTTGAATTATTATAATTGTGACAATGTGCATATTACTTGCTATCCATATAATTTGAGCAttcatttttgtatatatatttatcgttctctctttgtttttccttaGTTTTTACGTTGtgatttattgaatttattgtCTTATTGTTTCCTTAGATTATTTGGCTATTTTCCAGATAGAATGATTTACTAtgcaattttgattttgagactAAATTTGTTTGCTTTGCAGATTTCTTATTTTGGGTTGAATATTGacattttgaattgaaatttttagaaaCTCCATAAAAGGGGTGCAAAGAGAGTACTTTAAGGGTGCTGGTGAAGACAATTCATGGATTAGAAGTGAAAATTGTATAGTCTAACTCATGATAGGAGAAGTTTAGAGATCTCATCATTTGCTTTTGAAATATCCTTTAATTTGCAAGTTCTTAATCAAACCCGGTGAACAATTAGAGCTTCTAAGATCATATACCTCAAGCCACATCGATCTAAAAGGTTGCTTTACTTCTAAGGATAGAGATACTTTAACAAATTGAACTTAACTAtaaaacttattatatatatgattattaaGTTAGTAAATGAAATAAagtaaaagaatagaaaatCTCTCCACATGAAGTAAGCTCGAAGTATGTTCATCACGTAGCTAAGCGAAGCCAATCAGCCAAGAAAAAAGCCGTGTAGGAAAGGCTGCAAATAGAAGTATGCCTTTGCCTTGGCCTCATTTTTGGTCAATACTTAGGAAGAGAACACTCCTTGGgaagtttggtttggaatctCTGGTTATCTTGGCAATAATCATAAATCAAGTGGTACTTTCTGACCCATTTGAAATACCTTCTCTGCGTAGATGTTAAGCTACTATACCTTTCCTTGTTCCACCAATTGGTAGAACTATCTGCCCTACAAAATCTTGCATTTCCTTTCCAAACACAGGCATCAATCTTGTAGTTCCCAAATGAAGCTAAGAAGGGGCCCTTGGACCAATCAATTTTGTCGCGGCCACCATTTGTTGCCCAGCTGTCACCATTCCATAGGCTGACTTTGATGCTCATAGGTTGCCACCTAGGAAACCCAACTCCCTTGTCTGCATGGTTTCTGTACACTCTTATGGGAATCCAATCCACCATGAACCTAcgaggaaccaaaaaaaaaaaaggttcttcaaaattgatacaactttttttcccttttgtaaCAAATTGAAGACCATTAATTCTCAAGCTTGCAATAACAAAACTAGAAGTTCATGTTGTGTTCACTTGTACTGTCCGGATGTTATTTACACCAACCTAAAATTTCCAAATACTTTTCACATATATGATAAAATTAgtatttattatcaataaaaataaatatatcttCAATGATTAGTTTTCTACTAGTTTAAGtcttttagaaaaattaaagtGCTTCTGTATTGGTATTGCCATCAAATTTCAATAAGGAGATGAAGCTAGCTCTAATATGAAAATACTGCAAAACCATGATTGTGAATCTTTGTAAACTGGCTTACACAATTTGGCGAAGGTTCCACAAGATCGAATACGTGTGGAAGTCCTTTGTTGGATCAAACCATAGATTAATCCTTTCTTCACGGTTGTCAAAGCCATCAGCAAAAACATTTGTTTGAAGGATATATGCTTTTCCATCCACATTGCCAAGGAACTCAAAATCTAGCTCGTCACGGTTAGGTTGATCAGATGTCAGCTGCAATACACAATGCCAAAGCATTCATGAAAAGCAATAATACAATAGAAGAACACAACATGTGAGAAGAAAAAAGTCACATACATAATAGGCCACGACAGTGCCAGCCGAATCACCTGGTACTAGTTTGATTTGCATGTCAATTTGTC
This genomic window contains:
- the LOC115969510 gene encoding probable xyloglucan endotransglucosylase/hydrolase protein 10 — its product is MNNNHKIIALIGLLMLEMVQNSVASVVSTRDFNKDFFVMWSPSHVNTSSDGQTRSLKLDQESGSGFSSNQMFLFGQIDMQIKLVPGDSAGTVVAYYLTSDQPNRDELDFEFLGNVDGKAYILQTNVFADGFDNREERINLWFDPTKDFHTYSILWNLRQIVFMVDWIPIRVYRNHADKGVGFPRWQPMSIKVSLWNGDSWATNGGRDKIDWSKGPFLASFGNYKIDACVWKGNARFCRADSSTNWWNKERYSSLTSTQRRYFKWVRKYHLIYDYCQDNQRFQTKLPKECSLPKY